The Anolis sagrei isolate rAnoSag1 chromosome 10, rAnoSag1.mat, whole genome shotgun sequence genome has a window encoding:
- the LPAR4 gene encoding lysophosphatidic acid receptor 4 encodes MENRSNNHTCLMDDSFKYNLYGAVYSVVFILGLITNCASLFVFCFRINMRSETTIFMTNLAFSDLLFVFTLPFKIFYNFNRHWPFGDPLCRISGTAFLTNIYGSMLFLTCISVDRFLAIVYPFRSRTIRTRRNSAIVCAGVWILVLSGGISASLFSTTNTTNNSTTCFEGFSKSIWKTYLSKITIFIEVVGFIIPLLLNLTCSSLVLRTLRKPATLSQIGTNKEKVLKMIIVHVAIFVVCFVPYNSILFLYALVRSQAIANCSLERFVRTFYPITLCIATMNCCFDPFVYYFTSESFQKSFYITPHLKTDSLFKTETPLTKIGLPAMQEEMSHRAITNGGEVTSESSF; translated from the coding sequence ATGGAAAACCGGAGCAACAACCATACCTGTTTGATGGATGATTCCTTCAAGTACAACCTCTACGGAGCGGTCTACAGCGTGGTGTTCATCCTAGGCTTGATCACCAACTGTGCCTcgttgtttgttttctgcttccgcaTCAACATGAGGAGCGAGACCACCATTTTTATGACCAACCTGGCGTTCTCCGACCTACTCTTTGTCTTCACTCTCCCCTTCAAAATCTTCTACAACTTCAACCGACATTGGCCGTTCGGAGACCCGTTGTGCAGGATCTCCGGCACGGCGTTCTTGACCAACATTTATGGGAGTATGCTGTTCCTCACTTGCATCAGCGTCGACCGCTTCCTTGCCATCGTCTATCCGTTTAGATCTCGAACGATTCGGACAAGGCGGAATTCAGCCATTGTGTGTGCGGGTGTTTGGATTCTGGTTCTCAGCGGCGGGATCTCGGCGTCCTTGTTTTCTACCACCAATACCACCAACAATAGCACCACATGCTTTGAAGGCTTTTCCAAAAGCATATGGAAGACCTACTTATCCAAGATTACAATATTTATTGAAGTGGTCGGCTTCATCATTCCCCTCCTTCTCAATCTCACGTGTTCCTCTTTGGTCTTGAGGACTCTTCGGAAACCCGCCACCCTCTCGCAGATTGGCACCAACAAAGAGAAAGTTCTCAAGATGATTATAGTGCACGTGGCCATTTTTGTGGTCTGTTTTGTGCCCTACAACTCCATCCTTTTCCTGTACGCTCTCGTTCGTTCCCAGGCCATTGCAAACTGTTCCTTGGAGAGGTTTGTGAGGACTTTCTACCCCATTACTTTGTGTATTGCCACCATGAACTGTTGTTTTGACCCTTTCGTCTACTACTTCACGTCAGAGTCCTTTCAGAAGTCTTTCTATATAACCCCCCACCTCAAAACGGATTCCTTGTTCAAAACTGAGACCCCTTTGACAAAGATTGGCCTGCCAGCCATGCAGGAAGAGATGAGCCACCGAGCCATCACAAACGGGGGAGAGGTGACCTCTGAATCAAGTTTTTGA